The genomic region CTCGAAAGAGCACACGATGTACGGCAACGCCTCGTATCTGCTGCCTTTCCGCCTCATGCCGCTGGAAACGTCCCTGAAAAAAGCCCTCACGGCCGACTGGAGCTTCAAACTGCTGGACGAAAAACGGCGGCTGGTGGCTTTTCAGGATAATTCGGAAGGCAAAATCACCTCCTGGAAATGGGAGTTCGGCGACGGCACCACCTCCACCGAGCAGCACCCGATTCACGCCTACCAGCAACCCGGCCTCTACGTCGTGACGCTCTATGTGCAGGGGCCGGACGGACAGGCCCGCCGCGCGAAAGTCTGGGACGTGGCGATTCGGTGACTGAACGCTATCCGTCGTAAAGAATCGTGGCAGATTCGCTGGGAAAGGGAGCCGGGCGGCGTCCCGTCAGGTCGGCTGCCGTTCGCCGTAACAGTAGCAAAGTCCGTCGGGAGCCACCACAAAAAACACCTTCCAGTGGACATCGCCGTGCTGTTGCGACGTAATGGGAGGCCGTTCAGCCGTCAGGCCGTTGCTTTTCAACTCGGCCCATGCGTTTTCCAGATTGTCGACTTCAAAAAAACAGCCGTCCTGCTCAGGATCGCCGCCATTTTCGGCCAGACCAATTCGGATGTGATCTCTGGCCAGAACGACTGACGGGCAGGGCGTTTCCTGTCGGGATTCGAGCTGGAAACCCAGCGTCGTTTCGTAAAAGGGCAGGGCGGCCCCGAGATCACGGACGGGCAGGTTCAGGCTGTCCTGCTGATAAGGCCAGGCCTGTTTGAGGGTTGCTTTGAGAGGTTTCATCGGACCGGGAGTTGGTAGAAGGCAAAATGCCTGTCGGTTACGAAGCCAATACTAGCCGCGGCTCAACGTAATCTTTTTACGCCCTGAATCTTTTCGGAAAAGGATTTTTACCAAATAGCCCGTTGACGCCGCTGCTCATTCCCGACAAAGCAAAAAAGGCTGTGCGGACACAGCCCTGGGGTGAGTTTTCAGTTCGAGGGAGCGGTCAAACCCCGGTTTTGTTACCGTCCAATCGCCACTTTTCGCAGAATGGAATCGACGATTTGCAGCGTCGT from Tellurirhabdus rosea harbors:
- a CDS encoding VOC family protein → MKPLKATLKQAWPYQQDSLNLPVRDLGAALPFYETTLGFQLESRQETPCPSVVLARDHIRIGLAENGGDPEQDGCFFEVDNLENAWAELKSNGLTAERPPITSQQHGDVHWKVFFVVAPDGLCYCYGERQPT